From Desulfobulbaceae bacterium, a single genomic window includes:
- a CDS encoding ABC transporter ATP-binding protein, with protein sequence MLKLSGVETRYGGIVALHAIDIEVLEGEIVTLIGANGAGKSTLLLTISGVVPAQKGRVEFCGEAIDRLPPNRIVERGLCQVPEGRRIFPHLTVQENLDLGAYLRRDRHGVSDDLEYVFSLFPILKSRRQQDGGTLSGGEQQMLAISRALMARPRLLLLDEPSLGLAPLIIRQIFSIIKKINQEHNTTVFLVEQNANLALKVASRGYVLENGRVTLTDSATNLMGNEAVRQAYLGM encoded by the coding sequence ATGCTTAAACTTTCCGGGGTGGAGACCAGATACGGCGGGATAGTCGCTCTTCATGCAATCGATATCGAAGTCCTGGAAGGGGAAATTGTGACTTTGATCGGTGCCAATGGGGCAGGGAAGAGCACCTTATTGCTCACGATTTCTGGAGTGGTTCCGGCGCAGAAAGGGAGGGTAGAGTTTTGCGGCGAGGCTATTGATCGGTTGCCGCCTAACCGGATTGTCGAGAGGGGCCTGTGTCAAGTGCCAGAAGGACGGCGGATCTTTCCCCATCTTACTGTTCAGGAGAATCTTGATCTTGGCGCCTATCTGCGTCGTGATCGCCATGGGGTCAGTGATGATCTGGAGTATGTCTTTTCGTTATTTCCTATCCTGAAGTCGCGGCGTCAGCAGGATGGCGGGACTTTGAGCGGCGGGGAACAGCAGATGTTGGCCATCTCCAGAGCACTGATGGCCAGACCTCGCCTATTGTTGCTCGACGAACCGTCGCTGGGGCTCGCACCGTTGATTATACGTCAGATATTTTCGATTATTAAGAAGATTAATCAAGAACACAACACTACAGTATTCTTGGTAGAACAGAACGCTAATTTGGCGCTTAAGGTTGCCAGCCGCGGCTATGTTCTTGAAAACGGCCGGGTGACCCTGACTGACAGCGCAACTAATCTCATGGGCAACGAGGCGGTTCGCCAAGCTTATTTGGGGATGTGA
- a CDS encoding ABC transporter ATP-binding protein produces the protein MTERAPILTVTGLSMDFGGLRALDHLDIEVREQEIVALIGPNGAGKTTFFNCLTGVYVPTEGEIRLVLPGQSPVRLNSLKPNQITFYGLARTFQNIRLFPEMTALENVMIGCHCRHRAGILGALLRNRATRLEEQAIVDRSYGILSRLRISQYSNDLARNLPYGAQRCLEIARALATEPRILLLDEPAAGLNPTETSELDALILEIREQYQVAILLIEHDMRLVMSLSDRIYVMEYGRRIAEGTPDEVRGNPVVIKAYLGEEDA, from the coding sequence ATGACTGAGCGGGCTCCGATTCTGACTGTGACTGGGTTGAGCATGGATTTCGGTGGTTTGCGGGCTCTCGATCATCTGGATATCGAGGTGAGGGAGCAGGAGATCGTTGCCCTGATCGGGCCGAATGGCGCGGGAAAGACAACTTTTTTTAATTGTCTGACTGGGGTCTATGTCCCGACGGAAGGGGAGATTCGCCTGGTTCTGCCCGGTCAGTCTCCTGTTCGGTTGAACAGCTTGAAGCCAAATCAGATCACGTTTTATGGGCTGGCTCGGACTTTCCAGAATATCAGGTTGTTTCCCGAAATGACCGCACTTGAGAATGTAATGATCGGTTGCCATTGCCGTCATCGGGCCGGTATCCTGGGGGCGCTGCTGCGGAATCGGGCGACTCGTCTTGAGGAACAGGCTATTGTTGATCGTAGTTATGGTATTTTGAGCCGGTTACGGATAAGTCAGTACAGTAACGATCTGGCTCGAAACCTTCCCTATGGGGCTCAGCGCTGCTTGGAAATCGCCCGAGCCCTGGCTACTGAACCGCGAATCCTGCTCCTTGATGAGCCTGCTGCTGGATTGAATCCTACGGAAACCAGTGAGCTTGATGCCTTGATCCTGGAGATTCGTGAGCAGTATCAGGTTGCGATTTTGTTGATCGAGCATGATATGCGTTTGGTGATGAGTCTATCCGACCGGATTTATGTGATGGAATACGGACGAAGGATAGCGGAGGGTACTCCGGATGAGGTTCGGGGTAACCCAGTTGTTATCAAGGCTTATCTGGGGGAAGAGGATGCTTAA